From one Streptomyces sp. Q6 genomic stretch:
- a CDS encoding ABC transporter substrate-binding protein has product MSIHRREIRRRSVLAGALATGLAGSLAACGGSDDSDSGKSSGPVELTYWSWAPNMEKVAAIWNKKNPDITVTVSKQASGGEMITKVITAKKAGNAPDLIQVEYQSLPTLVSNDVLADLAKYAKDTKSKFADGTWGMVTLGTDALYAIPQDSGPLMFYYREDLFKKHKLSVPKTWDEFAQVARAARKADLDAYLTTFSSNDSGLFAGLSQQAGAKWWSVDGSGKWTVAVEDDATKKVADFWGGLVEEGVIDNRPMYTPAWNTAMSKGTHMAWVSAVWAPGTLVSTAPDTKGKWRMAPLPQWSAGDNRTGSWGGSSTGVSTDSKNVEAATTFVKWLNTDPEALAALVKYTGIYPAATAAQESDDILTTPAFFPNQKDFYGTAAEVSATTVASAWGPNVQTCYDAFTDGFGKAAKAKKRSQFVSAVGEMQDKTFADMKKQGFKVVAG; this is encoded by the coding sequence ATGTCGATCCACCGTCGCGAAATCCGCAGGCGCTCCGTTCTGGCCGGAGCCCTCGCCACCGGCCTCGCCGGTTCCCTCGCCGCCTGCGGCGGCTCCGACGACAGCGACTCCGGCAAGAGCTCCGGTCCGGTCGAGCTGACCTACTGGTCGTGGGCGCCGAACATGGAGAAGGTTGCCGCGATCTGGAACAAGAAGAACCCGGACATCACGGTGACGGTGTCCAAGCAGGCCAGTGGCGGCGAGATGATCACCAAGGTCATCACCGCGAAGAAGGCGGGCAACGCCCCGGACCTGATCCAGGTCGAGTACCAGTCGCTGCCGACGCTCGTCTCGAACGACGTCCTCGCGGACCTGGCCAAGTACGCCAAGGACACCAAGTCCAAGTTCGCCGACGGCACGTGGGGCATGGTCACGCTGGGCACGGACGCCCTCTACGCGATCCCGCAGGACTCCGGGCCGCTGATGTTCTACTACCGCGAGGACCTGTTCAAGAAGCACAAGCTGTCCGTGCCGAAGACCTGGGACGAGTTCGCGCAGGTGGCCCGCGCCGCCCGCAAGGCCGACCTGGACGCCTACCTGACCACGTTCTCCTCCAACGACTCGGGCCTCTTCGCGGGCCTGTCGCAGCAGGCCGGCGCCAAGTGGTGGAGCGTCGACGGCAGCGGCAAGTGGACGGTCGCCGTCGAGGACGACGCCACGAAGAAGGTCGCCGACTTCTGGGGCGGTCTGGTCGAGGAAGGTGTCATCGACAACCGGCCGATGTACACCCCGGCCTGGAACACCGCCATGAGCAAGGGCACCCACATGGCCTGGGTCTCCGCCGTGTGGGCCCCGGGCACACTGGTCTCCACCGCCCCCGACACCAAGGGCAAGTGGCGGATGGCGCCGCTGCCGCAGTGGAGCGCGGGCGACAACAGGACCGGCAGCTGGGGCGGTTCGTCCACCGGCGTCTCCACGGACTCCAAGAACGTGGAGGCCGCCACCACGTTCGTGAAGTGGCTGAACACCGACCCGGAGGCGCTGGCCGCCCTGGTCAAGTACACCGGCATCTACCCGGCCGCCACCGCGGCCCAGGAGTCGGACGACATCCTCACCACCCCCGCGTTCTTCCCGAACCAGAAGGACTTCTACGGGACGGCCGCCGAGGTCTCCGCGACGACGGTCGCCTCGGCCTGGGGCCCGAACGTCCAGACCTGCTACGACGCCTTCACCGACGGCTTCGGCAAGGCCGCCAAGGCGAAGAAGAGGTCCCAGTTCGTCAGCGCCGTCGGTGAGATGCAGGACAAGACGTTCGCCGACATGAAGAAGCAGGGCTTCAAGGTGGTCGCGGGATGA